One Gammaproteobacteria bacterium DNA segment encodes these proteins:
- a CDS encoding AAA family ATPase: MKTALDQTVNQIARIILGKETPIRLAVACLIARGHLLIEDVPGVGKTTLAHAVAGSLGLSFQRIQFTSDLLPADILGVSVYDRDAAAFKFHPGPIFAHIILADEVNRATPKAQSALLEAMEEHQVTQEGETRALPEPFFVIATQNPSHQIGTFPLPESQLDRFLMRIELGYPDAAAERDLYRGRDRRDLMAELEPALTPEALMAIQRRVPEVHASDALMDYLQAIVAFTRDNPAYISGLSPRAGLALLRGAQAWAVMAGRDHVVPEDLQAVLPGVVGHRLRPAANAGMTPAELGADLIGQVALP, from the coding sequence ATGAAAACCGCTCTCGACCAGACCGTCAACCAGATCGCCCGCATCATCCTCGGCAAGGAGACCCCCATCCGCCTCGCCGTGGCCTGCCTCATCGCCCGCGGCCACCTGCTCATCGAAGACGTGCCGGGGGTTGGCAAGACCACCCTGGCTCATGCCGTGGCCGGCAGCCTGGGGCTTTCCTTCCAGCGCATCCAGTTCACCAGCGACCTGCTGCCGGCGGACATCCTGGGAGTGTCGGTCTACGACCGGGATGCCGCGGCCTTCAAGTTCCATCCCGGCCCCATCTTCGCCCACATCATCCTCGCCGACGAGGTGAACCGCGCGACGCCGAAGGCCCAGAGCGCCCTGCTGGAGGCCATGGAGGAGCACCAGGTCACCCAGGAGGGCGAGACCCGCGCCCTGCCCGAGCCCTTTTTCGTCATCGCCACCCAGAACCCGTCCCATCAGATCGGCACCTTCCCCCTGCCCGAATCCCAGCTCGACCGTTTCCTCATGCGCATCGAGCTGGGCTATCCCGACGCCGCCGCCGAGCGGGATCTGTACCGCGGTCGCGACCGCCGCGACCTCATGGCCGAGCTGGAGCCCGCCCTCACGCCGGAGGCCCTCATGGCGATCCAGCGCCGCGTGCCGGAGGTCCACGCCTCCGACGCCCTCATGGATTACCTCCAGGCCATCGTCGCCTTCACCCGCGACAACCCGGCCTACATTTCGGGCCTGTCGCCACGGGCCGGCCTCGCCCTGTTGCGCGGCGCCCAGGCCTGGGCGGTGATGGCGGGACGGGACCACGTGGTGCCCGAGGACCTCCAGGCCGTGCTGCCCGGCGTGGTCGGCCACCGCCTGCGCCCGGCGGCTAACGCCGGCATGACCCCAGCCGAGCTGGGGGCCGATCTCATCGGCCAGGTAGCCCTGCCCTGA
- a CDS encoding phosphoribulokinase, producing the protein MSEKHPVIAVTGSSGAGTTTVKRAFEHIFFRENINAAVVEGDSYHRYDRVQMREHTKQAEQEGRDFSHFGAEANLFDEIENTFRQYGETGSGRRRYYIHSTEEAEYHNQRLGISVEPGQFTPWEDISTGTDLLFYEGLHGGVADANIDASRFTDLLIGVVPIVNLEWIQKIFRDQEERGYSAEATVDTILRRMPDYVHYITPQFSKTDINFQRVPTVDTSNPFIARDIPTADESFVVIRFRDPVKMEADFPYLISMLKDSFMSRRNTIVCPAGKMGLAMEIIFTPIIERMMDRTRGPA; encoded by the coding sequence ATGTCCGAGAAACATCCCGTCATCGCCGTAACCGGTTCGTCCGGCGCCGGCACCACTACCGTCAAACGAGCCTTCGAGCACATCTTCTTCCGCGAAAACATCAACGCCGCGGTCGTCGAGGGCGACAGCTATCATCGCTACGACCGAGTGCAGATGCGCGAGCACACCAAGCAGGCCGAGCAGGAAGGACGCGACTTCAGTCACTTCGGGGCCGAGGCCAACCTGTTCGATGAGATCGAAAACACCTTCCGTCAGTATGGCGAGACGGGTTCGGGGCGACGCCGCTATTACATTCACAGCACCGAGGAGGCCGAATACCACAACCAGCGCCTCGGCATCAGCGTCGAGCCCGGCCAGTTCACCCCCTGGGAGGACATCTCCACCGGCACCGACCTGTTGTTCTACGAGGGCCTCCACGGCGGCGTGGCCGATGCAAACATCGATGCCTCTCGCTTCACCGATCTACTCATCGGCGTGGTACCCATCGTCAACCTGGAGTGGATCCAGAAGATCTTCCGCGACCAGGAGGAGCGGGGTTATTCCGCGGAAGCGACGGTGGATACCATCCTGCGCCGCATGCCCGATTACGTGCACTACATCACGCCCCAGTTCTCCAAGACCGACATCAACTTCCAGCGCGTACCCACTGTGGATACCTCCAACCCCTTCATCGCCCGCGACATCCCCACCGCGGACGAGAGCTTCGTGGTCATCCGCTTCCGCGACCCGGTGAAGATGGAGGCCGATTTCCCCTACCTCATCTCCATGCTGAAGGACTCCTTCATGTCGCGGCGCAACACCATCGTCTGCCCGGCGGGCAAGATGGGGCTGGCCATGGAGATCATCTTCACCCCCATCATCGAGCGCATGATGGACCGGACCAGGGGCCCGGCCTAG
- a CDS encoding CDP-6-deoxy-delta-3,4-glucoseen reductase encodes MSHRVELVPSGITFEVEARESILDAALRNGISLPYGCRGGHCGACVTRLVEGTVGYPDTVPEALADSKPGSHECAPCLARPEGPLRLAAEPLDTVADIPVRTLPARVERMERLAPDVMALYLKLPEAERLKFLAGQYIEVLTKNGEARAFSLANAPDNDATLELHVRHVAGGDFSERVFSTMKEKTVLRLRGPKGSFVPRENDRPMVFMAGGTGFAPIKALVEYFLSKQERREMWIYWGARTRADLYMTKLPEGWSAAHASVHYVPVLSGPGIDPAWDGRTGFVHEAIATDFPDMSGLDVYAGGPPVMVHTGREAFIERGLAVEHFYSDAFEYAHQARKP; translated from the coding sequence ATGTCCCATCGAGTAGAACTCGTACCGAGCGGCATCACCTTCGAAGTGGAAGCGCGGGAATCCATCCTCGATGCCGCCCTGCGTAACGGCATCTCCCTGCCCTACGGCTGTCGCGGTGGCCACTGCGGCGCCTGTGTAACGCGACTGGTGGAGGGCACCGTCGGCTATCCCGACACCGTGCCCGAGGCCCTGGCGGACTCCAAGCCGGGCAGCCACGAATGCGCCCCCTGTCTGGCGCGGCCCGAGGGTCCGCTGCGGCTCGCCGCCGAGCCCCTGGACACCGTGGCCGACATCCCGGTACGCACCTTGCCGGCGCGCGTGGAGCGCATGGAACGGCTGGCGCCGGACGTCATGGCCCTGTACCTCAAGCTGCCCGAGGCAGAACGCCTGAAGTTTCTGGCCGGCCAGTATATCGAGGTGCTGACGAAGAACGGCGAGGCCCGGGCCTTCTCGCTGGCCAATGCGCCGGACAACGACGCCACCCTGGAACTGCACGTGCGCCATGTCGCCGGCGGCGATTTCAGCGAACGGGTCTTCAGCACCATGAAGGAAAAGACGGTGCTGCGCCTCAGGGGCCCCAAGGGCAGCTTCGTGCCGCGGGAGAACGACCGCCCCATGGTGTTCATGGCCGGCGGCACCGGCTTCGCCCCCATCAAGGCCCTGGTGGAATACTTCCTCAGCAAGCAGGAACGACGGGAGATGTGGATCTACTGGGGCGCCCGGACGCGGGCCGACCTCTACATGACGAAGCTACCCGAAGGCTGGTCGGCGGCGCATGCCAGCGTGCACTACGTCCCCGTGTTGTCGGGTCCGGGCATCGACCCCGCCTGGGATGGCCGCACCGGCTTCGTCCACGAGGCCATCGCCACCGACTTCCCGGACATGTCGGGCCTCGACGTTTACGCGGGTGGCCCGCCGGTCATGGTCCACACCGGCCGCGAGGCCTTCATCGAACGGGGCCTGGCGGTGGAACACTTCTATTCCGACGCCTTCGAATACGCCCACCAGGCCCGCAAGCCTTAA
- the leuS gene encoding leucine--tRNA ligase yields the protein MESSYTPSEIERSAQEYWREHHSFRAVEDPNREKFYCLSMFPYPSGRLHMGHVRNYTIGDVIARYQRMQGRNVLQPMGWDAFGLPAENAAIQNRTPPARWTRDNIAYMKEQLARLGFGYDWDRELATCDPGYYHWEQWLFTRMMAKGLAYRKGATVNWDPVDQTVLANEQVIDGRGWRSGALVEKRDIEQWFVRITDYAEELIDGLDRLPGWPDQVRTMQRNWIGRSEGVEMDFQVAGRDEVITVYTTRPDTVMGVTYVALAAEHPLALAAGRQDPAVQAFIDECRQGGVSEAELETMDKKGMALGMGVRHPISDAPVPVYVANFVLMGYGTGAVMAVPAHDQRDWEFADRYGIPKRQVVFPAGDAVADIAAGAFEDKGVLKDSAPFDGLTSEQAFDAIADHLAETGRGRRQVNYRLRDWGVSRQRYWGCPIPVIRDASGHYEPVPQDELPVALPEEVVVDGSGSPLARMPDFYDLGDGRRRETDTFDTFFESSWYYARFCSPDADDAMVDERARYWLPVDQYVGGIEHAVLHLLYARFFNKVMRDEGLVDSDEPFTRLLTQGMVVAETYYRERADGNREWFNPADVEVERDDKGRVTRAVLASDGRPVVAGPVEKMSKSKNNGVDPQALIDRYGADTVRLYTMFTAPPDQSLEWSDEGVEGAFRFIRRLWTMAMERTPTAAAEPAAADFGPAQRELRREIHGALGQALFDYERHQFNTVVSAAMKMVNTLNRAGDSAADAAVLREGMGLVLRLLGPIAPHITHHLWRALGYGGDILAAPWPRVDEAALARDSIEYVVQVNGKVRAKVTVAADAARDAVEATAMADDNVRRHTTGKTVRKIIVVPGKLVNIVAT from the coding sequence ATGGAATCTTCCTACACACCCTCCGAAATCGAGCGCTCCGCTCAGGAATACTGGCGTGAGCACCACAGCTTTCGCGCCGTTGAAGACCCCAACCGCGAGAAGTTCTACTGCCTGTCCATGTTCCCCTACCCCTCGGGGCGGCTGCACATGGGCCATGTCCGTAACTACACCATCGGCGACGTCATCGCCCGCTACCAGCGTATGCAGGGCAGGAACGTGCTCCAGCCCATGGGCTGGGACGCCTTCGGTCTGCCGGCGGAGAACGCCGCCATCCAGAACCGCACCCCGCCGGCGCGCTGGACCCGCGACAACATCGCCTACATGAAGGAACAGCTGGCGCGCCTCGGCTTCGGCTACGACTGGGACCGCGAGCTGGCCACCTGCGACCCCGGTTACTACCACTGGGAGCAGTGGCTGTTCACCCGCATGATGGCCAAGGGGCTGGCCTACCGTAAGGGCGCCACCGTCAACTGGGACCCCGTGGACCAGACGGTGCTGGCCAACGAGCAGGTCATCGACGGCCGCGGCTGGCGCTCCGGGGCCTTGGTGGAGAAGCGGGACATCGAGCAGTGGTTCGTGCGCATCACCGATTATGCCGAGGAACTCATCGACGGTCTGGACCGGCTCCCCGGCTGGCCCGACCAGGTGCGCACCATGCAGCGCAACTGGATCGGGCGCTCCGAGGGCGTGGAGATGGACTTCCAGGTGGCCGGCCGCGACGAGGTCATCACCGTCTACACCACCCGTCCCGATACCGTGATGGGGGTCACCTACGTGGCGCTGGCCGCCGAGCATCCCCTGGCCCTGGCGGCAGGGCGGCAAGACCCCGCGGTCCAGGCCTTCATCGATGAGTGCCGCCAGGGCGGCGTGTCGGAGGCCGAACTCGAGACCATGGACAAGAAGGGCATGGCCCTCGGCATGGGGGTGCGCCATCCCATCAGCGACGCACCGGTGCCCGTCTACGTGGCCAACTTCGTGCTCATGGGCTATGGCACCGGCGCCGTCATGGCGGTGCCCGCCCACGACCAGCGGGACTGGGAGTTCGCCGACAGGTACGGGATCCCCAAGCGGCAAGTGGTATTTCCCGCCGGCGACGCCGTGGCGGATATCGCCGCGGGCGCCTTCGAGGACAAGGGGGTGCTCAAGGATTCCGCGCCCTTCGACGGCCTCACCTCGGAGCAGGCCTTCGACGCCATCGCCGATCACCTGGCCGAGACGGGGCGCGGGCGGCGCCAGGTCAACTACCGACTGCGGGACTGGGGGGTCTCCCGCCAGCGTTACTGGGGCTGCCCCATCCCCGTGATACGCGACGCTTCCGGCCACTACGAGCCGGTGCCGCAGGACGAGTTGCCGGTAGCCCTGCCCGAGGAGGTGGTGGTGGACGGCAGCGGCTCGCCCCTGGCCCGTATGCCCGACTTCTACGACCTCGGCGACGGCCGCCGCCGCGAGACCGACACCTTCGACACCTTCTTCGAGTCCTCCTGGTACTACGCCCGCTTCTGCAGCCCCGACGCGGATGATGCCATGGTGGACGAGCGCGCCCGCTACTGGCTGCCGGTGGACCAGTACGTGGGCGGCATCGAGCATGCCGTGCTGCACCTGCTCTATGCCCGTTTCTTCAACAAGGTGATGCGGGACGAGGGCTTGGTGGACAGCGACGAGCCCTTCACCCGCCTGCTCACCCAGGGCATGGTGGTGGCCGAGACCTACTACCGGGAGCGTGCGGACGGCAACCGCGAGTGGTTCAATCCCGCCGACGTGGAGGTGGAACGGGACGACAAGGGCCGGGTGACCCGCGCCGTGCTGGCCAGCGACGGCCGGCCGGTGGTGGCCGGGCCGGTGGAGAAGATGTCCAAGTCCAAGAACAACGGCGTCGATCCCCAGGCCCTCATCGACCGCTACGGTGCCGACACCGTGCGCCTCTACACCATGTTCACGGCCCCGCCCGACCAGTCCCTGGAGTGGTCCGACGAGGGTGTGGAGGGGGCCTTCCGCTTCATACGCCGGCTGTGGACGATGGCCATGGAACGCACTCCCACGGCCGCAGCCGAGCCCGCCGCTGCCGACTTCGGCCCGGCCCAGCGGGAACTGCGCCGGGAGATCCATGGCGCCCTCGGCCAGGCCCTGTTCGACTACGAGCGCCATCAGTTCAATACCGTCGTATCGGCGGCCATGAAGATGGTGAACACCCTCAATCGCGCCGGCGACAGCGCCGCCGACGCCGCCGTGCTGCGTGAGGGCATGGGCCTGGTGCTGCGTCTCCTCGGCCCCATCGCCCCCCACATCACCCACCACCTGTGGCGCGCGCTAGGCTACGGCGGCGACATCCTCGCCGCCCCCTGGCCACGGGTGGACGAGGCGGCCCTGGCCCGGGACAGCATCGAATATGTGGTGCAGGTGAACGGCAAGGTACGGGCCAAGGTGACCGTGGCGGCGGATGCCGCGCGGGACGCGGTGGAGGCCACCGCCATGGCCGATGACAATGTCCGGCGCCACACCACCGGCAAGACGGTGCGCAAGATCATCGTGGTGCCCGGCAAGCTGGTGAACATCGTGGCCACCTGA
- a CDS encoding glutamate--cysteine ligase: MGQEIDSHRFSPGDFERFRQRLDEETRQLEEWFRDGRFVEEPPVGGLEVEAWLVGEDHRPAAVNDAFLERLSSPLVVPELSRFNVEVNSSPVRLAGRALRAMEDELGRTYARCEAVARDIGAHVVWVGILPSLRDDDLTLANMSRLKRYRALNEQVLRLRGGRPIVLHIEGREALHIEHHDVMLESAATSLQIHLQVSPASAHRYYNAAKLAAAPMVAACANSPFLFGRDLWAETRIPLFEQSVAVAGPARVTFGDGYAEGDLAACFRRNVDKFDVLLPEALEESAALLPHVRLHNGTIWRWNRPLIGFDEAGRPHLRIEHRVAAAPTSVLDAMANVALFFGLAHHLAGLEPPPESRLDFAVARNNFYAAAREGLDAEIAWPGRERAPVRRVLQDLLPAVATGLAGFGIAGEDINRYLGVIADRLERGQNGSVWQRAYVAARGRDMEALTGAYRERQRSGLPVHLWDA, encoded by the coding sequence GTGGGCCAGGAAATCGACAGTCACCGTTTCTCGCCCGGGGATTTCGAGCGTTTTCGTCAACGGCTCGACGAAGAGACCCGCCAACTGGAGGAATGGTTCCGGGACGGCCGCTTCGTGGAGGAGCCGCCGGTGGGCGGCCTCGAGGTGGAGGCCTGGCTGGTGGGCGAGGACCACCGCCCCGCCGCCGTCAACGACGCCTTCCTGGAACGCCTGTCGAGCCCCCTGGTGGTGCCGGAGCTGTCCCGCTTCAACGTGGAGGTCAACTCCAGTCCGGTGCGCCTGGCGGGGCGGGCCCTGCGGGCCATGGAGGACGAGCTGGGGCGCACCTACGCGCGCTGCGAGGCGGTGGCCCGGGACATCGGCGCCCACGTGGTGTGGGTGGGGATCCTGCCGAGCCTGCGGGACGACGACCTCACCCTCGCCAACATGTCCCGCCTCAAGCGCTACCGTGCCCTCAACGAGCAGGTGTTGCGGCTGCGGGGCGGGCGTCCCATCGTGCTCCACATCGAGGGCCGCGAGGCCCTGCACATCGAGCATCACGACGTGATGCTGGAGTCGGCGGCCACCTCCCTGCAGATCCACCTCCAGGTATCGCCGGCCAGCGCCCACCGCTATTACAACGCCGCCAAGCTGGCGGCGGCGCCGATGGTGGCGGCCTGTGCCAATTCGCCTTTCCTGTTCGGCCGCGACCTGTGGGCCGAGACCCGCATCCCGTTGTTCGAACAATCGGTGGCGGTGGCGGGCCCGGCCCGGGTGACCTTCGGCGACGGCTATGCCGAGGGCGATCTGGCGGCCTGCTTCCGGCGCAATGTCGACAAGTTTGACGTCCTCCTGCCCGAGGCCCTGGAGGAATCCGCGGCCCTGCTGCCCCACGTGCGCCTGCACAACGGCACCATCTGGCGCTGGAACCGCCCCCTCATCGGTTTCGACGAGGCGGGCCGGCCCCACCTGCGCATCGAGCACCGGGTGGCTGCGGCGCCCACCTCGGTGCTGGACGCCATGGCCAACGTGGCCCTGTTCTTCGGCCTCGCCCATCACCTGGCCGGTCTCGAGCCGCCCCCCGAGTCGCGCCTGGACTTCGCCGTGGCCCGGAACAACTTCTACGCCGCCGCCCGGGAGGGTCTCGATGCCGAAATCGCCTGGCCCGGCCGCGAGCGGGCGCCGGTGCGGCGGGTGCTCCAGGACCTGCTGCCGGCGGTGGCCACCGGCCTCGCGGGCTTCGGCATCGCCGGGGAAGACATCAACCGCTACCTGGGGGTGATTGCCGACCGCCTCGAGCGCGGTCAGAATGGCAGTGTCTGGCAGCGTGCCTATGTCGCCGCCCGGGGTCGTGACATGGAGGCGCTCACCGGGGCCTACCGCGAGCGCCAGCGAAGCGGACTGCCCGTCCATCTGTGGGACGCTTGA
- a CDS encoding DUF58 domain-containing protein, with protein MPDGAPQRWAPGASTSGFALTQRRIFILPTARGLAYFAALAVMLTGAINYNNSLAYMLVFLLGSLALVSMLHAYRNLAGLHVRPGRATPAFAGEPCRLALCLDNPGPLPRRALTLRHRHPGPRRLGRRRPWAAVALFTPARQLSCADFMVATERRGLMRLVRPRLETRFPLGLFRAWAPLGVSLECLVYPAPGGHLPLPDAATGGLHEGRSREEGQEDFSGHRAFHPGDSPRRVNWKAAARDPRLQVKVFQGGGAGDRVLRWTEAGAGDTEARLSQLCRWVLEAEQSGGHYGLELPGASVPPGRGEHHMEQCLARLARFGLEQDATS; from the coding sequence GTGCCCGACGGCGCCCCCCAGCGCTGGGCCCCGGGCGCCTCCACGTCCGGCTTCGCCCTCACCCAGCGGCGCATTTTCATTCTGCCCACCGCCCGGGGCCTGGCCTATTTCGCCGCCCTGGCGGTGATGCTCACGGGGGCCATCAACTACAACAACAGCCTCGCCTACATGCTGGTATTCCTGCTGGGTTCCCTGGCCCTGGTCTCCATGCTCCACGCCTACCGCAACCTGGCGGGGCTCCACGTGCGCCCCGGGCGGGCCACGCCGGCCTTCGCGGGTGAGCCCTGTCGCCTCGCCTTGTGCCTGGACAACCCCGGCCCCCTGCCCCGGCGGGCCCTGACCCTGCGCCACCGTCACCCCGGACCCCGGCGGCTCGGTCGGCGCCGCCCCTGGGCCGCCGTGGCCCTGTTCACGCCGGCCCGCCAGCTGAGTTGCGCCGACTTCATGGTGGCCACGGAGCGCCGCGGACTGATGCGCCTCGTGCGACCCCGCCTCGAGACCCGCTTCCCCCTGGGCTTGTTCCGCGCCTGGGCACCCCTGGGCGTGAGCCTGGAATGCCTGGTGTATCCCGCGCCCGGGGGCCATCTGCCCCTGCCGGACGCCGCCACGGGTGGGCTCCACGAGGGCCGCAGCCGGGAAGAGGGCCAGGAGGATTTCAGCGGCCACCGCGCCTTTCATCCCGGGGATTCACCGCGGCGTGTCAACTGGAAGGCGGCGGCCCGCGACCCGCGTCTGCAGGTAAAGGTATTCCAGGGCGGCGGTGCCGGCGACCGCGTGCTGCGCTGGACCGAGGCGGGCGCCGGCGATACCGAGGCCCGCCTGTCCCAATTGTGCCGCTGGGTGCTGGAAGCGGAGCAGAGCGGCGGCCACTACGGCCTGGAGCTACCGGGAGCAAGCGTCCCGCCGGGACGCGGCGAGCACCATATGGAGCAGTGCCTGGCCCGTCTCGCACGCTTCGGATTGGAGCAGGACGCCACGTCATGA
- a CDS encoding ParA family protein, translating to MRTILVLNSKGGSGKTTIATNLAAHYANRGDKVALVDMDPQGSSSDWLYFRPDSRPPITGIEGWHGGRRLPRKLDVAVIDAPAGVHGDELAALVKRAETLLMPVLPSPIDIRAAERFVEELNLLPQVNRGAIRLGTIINRARENSPGRIILEDYLRHIRLENGQRLPYVGVLRASQNYLNAAERGLSIFEVAPSAVAHDVELWQPILRWLHGKRSQPAK from the coding sequence ATGCGGACCATCCTGGTGCTCAATTCGAAGGGCGGTAGCGGCAAGACCACCATCGCCACCAACCTGGCCGCCCATTATGCCAACCGCGGCGACAAGGTGGCCCTGGTGGACATGGATCCCCAGGGGTCCAGTTCGGACTGGCTATACTTCCGCCCCGACAGCCGCCCGCCCATCACCGGCATCGAGGGCTGGCACGGTGGCCGGCGCCTGCCCCGCAAACTGGACGTGGCGGTCATAGACGCCCCGGCCGGCGTCCACGGCGACGAGCTGGCGGCCCTGGTCAAACGGGCCGAGACCCTGCTCATGCCGGTATTGCCGTCACCCATCGATATCCGCGCCGCCGAACGCTTCGTCGAAGAATTGAACCTGCTGCCCCAGGTGAACCGTGGGGCCATTCGCCTCGGCACCATCATCAACCGCGCGCGGGAGAACTCCCCCGGGCGCATCATCCTCGAAGACTACCTGCGTCACATTCGTCTGGAGAACGGCCAGCGACTGCCCTACGTGGGCGTGCTGCGGGCCAGCCAGAACTACCTCAACGCGGCGGAACGGGGCTTGAGCATCTTCGAGGTGGCGCCGTCGGCCGTGGCCCACGATGTGGAACTCTGGCAGCCCATCCTGCGCTGGTTGCACGGCAAGCGTAGCCAACCCGCCAAGTAG
- a CDS encoding DUF3488 and transglutaminase-like domain-containing protein, translating into MMAAAEQWRLTLDRLLWLMAALTLVVLPHAPRMPLWVIGAFLVLGLWRLAGALRGTRLPGRFARLLLQMMLVAGVYMEYGTIMGRTAGIALLITLVGMKLLETRDQRDAYIGVLLAYFLVVTNFLYSQSIPTGIYMFLVVVVTTTTLIRLVTDPSHMDARASLRLGGTMLLQAIPLMLVLFVLFPRIPGPLWGLPEDSINAVTGLSDTMSPGDISRLSQSGAVAFRVRFNGTPPPAQRLYWRGPVMWDTDGRRWQVGEPLRVPSPQLSRGDDVARYTVTLEPHNQHWLLLLDLPMELPPGSELGADLVATREERVSSRIRYPAASALDSRVESAHTSALERALDLPADSHPRARVLARQWAHTAATPEAIIGQALDHFTAGDFAYTLQPPALPGDPVDEFLFDTRRGFCEHYATAFTVLMRAAGLPARVVTGYQGGEPNPVDDYWIVRQRDAHAWAEVWLEERGWVRVDPTAAVAPSRVELGMDGALPPPRPAIIGLGEANVEQIYELMRRLRFGWDAVNNWWNQWVLGYGQARQLSFLKRLGIDARDWRQLGISLLIMVSLALGGVALWLIHRGRGRHDRARRLYDRLCRKLARRGVECRPTEGPIHLGQRAAVRLPAVRAELEGIIDEYVRLRYGHGGSLPELARRVRRFRPPPAG; encoded by the coding sequence ATGATGGCCGCGGCAGAGCAGTGGCGGCTCACCCTCGACCGCCTGCTGTGGCTGATGGCCGCCCTCACCCTGGTGGTGCTGCCCCACGCGCCGCGCATGCCCCTGTGGGTGATCGGGGCCTTCCTGGTGCTCGGGCTGTGGCGTCTCGCGGGGGCGCTGCGGGGCACCCGCCTGCCGGGTCGTTTCGCGCGGCTGTTGCTGCAGATGATGCTGGTGGCCGGGGTCTATATGGAGTACGGCACCATCATGGGCCGCACCGCGGGCATCGCCCTGCTCATCACCCTGGTGGGCATGAAGCTGCTGGAGACCCGCGATCAGCGGGACGCCTATATCGGGGTGTTGCTGGCCTACTTCCTGGTGGTCACCAATTTTCTCTATTCCCAGTCCATTCCCACCGGCATCTACATGTTCCTGGTGGTGGTGGTCACCACCACCACCCTCATTCGCCTGGTGACCGACCCCAGCCACATGGACGCGCGGGCCAGCCTGCGCCTTGGCGGCACCATGCTGCTCCAGGCCATCCCCCTGATGCTGGTGCTGTTCGTGTTGTTTCCCCGCATACCCGGCCCCCTGTGGGGCCTGCCGGAGGACAGCATCAACGCCGTCACCGGCTTGTCGGACACCATGTCCCCGGGAGACATCAGCCGCCTCAGCCAGTCCGGGGCCGTGGCCTTCAGGGTGCGCTTCAACGGTACGCCGCCGCCGGCCCAGCGGCTCTACTGGCGGGGACCGGTGATGTGGGACACCGACGGGCGGCGCTGGCAGGTGGGAGAACCTCTCCGGGTACCGTCGCCCCAACTCAGCCGGGGCGATGACGTGGCGCGCTACACCGTGACCCTGGAGCCCCACAACCAACATTGGTTGCTGCTCCTGGACCTGCCCATGGAACTGCCCCCCGGCAGCGAGCTGGGAGCCGATCTGGTGGCGACCCGCGAGGAGCGGGTGTCCTCGCGCATCCGCTACCCGGCCGCCTCGGCCCTCGACAGCCGCGTCGAGAGTGCCCACACCAGTGCCCTCGAACGGGCCCTGGACCTGCCAGCGGACAGCCACCCCCGGGCCCGGGTCCTGGCCCGGCAATGGGCGCACACGGCCGCCACCCCCGAGGCCATCATCGGCCAGGCCCTGGACCATTTCACCGCCGGGGACTTTGCCTACACCCTGCAGCCGCCGGCCCTGCCCGGCGACCCCGTGGATGAGTTCCTGTTCGACACCCGGCGCGGCTTCTGCGAGCACTACGCTACCGCCTTCACCGTGCTGATGCGCGCCGCCGGCCTGCCGGCGCGGGTGGTGACGGGCTACCAGGGCGGCGAGCCGAACCCGGTGGACGACTACTGGATCGTGCGCCAGCGGGACGCCCATGCGTGGGCCGAGGTGTGGCTGGAGGAGCGGGGCTGGGTGCGGGTGGACCCCACGGCCGCCGTCGCTCCGAGCCGGGTGGAACTGGGCATGGACGGCGCCCTGCCGCCGCCGCGGCCCGCCATCATCGGCCTCGGCGAGGCGAACGTGGAGCAGATCTACGAACTCATGCGGCGGCTGCGTTTCGGCTGGGACGCGGTGAACAACTGGTGGAACCAGTGGGTGCTGGGCTACGGCCAGGCCCGCCAGCTGTCTTTCCTGAAGCGCCTCGGCATCGACGCCAGGGACTGGCGGCAGTTGGGTATCAGTCTGCTCATCATGGTGAGCCTGGCACTCGGTGGCGTGGCGCTGTGGCTGATCCACCGCGGGCGCGGCCGCCACGACCGCGCGCGCCGGCTCTACGACCGCCTGTGTCGCAAGCTGGCCCGCCGGGGCGTCGAATGCCGGCCCACCGAGGGTCCCATCCATCTGGGACAGCGGGCCGCCGTGCGGCTGCCGGCAGTCCGGGCGGAGTTGGAAGGCATCATCGACGAATACGTGCGGCTGCGCTACGGCCACGGTGGCAGCCTGCCGGAGTTGGCCCGACGGGTGCGTCGCTTCCGGCCGCCGCCGGCGGGCTGA